The following are encoded in a window of Providencia rettgeri genomic DNA:
- the relA gene encoding GTP diphosphokinase codes for MVAVRSAHLTPAGEFAPEKWVSGLGLSNKQSEEKLIHTWQFCHDKLAGQEIGPLLLWRGIEMTEILSTLSMDIGSLQAALLFPLVEEGKLEQQEVIDEFGNSIHELVKGVLEMDAIRQLKATQSSETSSVQVDNIRRMLLSMVEDFRCVVIKLAERIAHLREVKDATEDERVLAAKECSNIYAPLANRLGIGQLKWELEDFCFRYLHPDEYKKIAKLLHERRIDREDYIDNFVSTLRKYMLKENIQADIYGRPKHIYSIWRKMKKKSLAFDELFDVRAVRIVVERLQDCYAALGIVHTHFRHLPDEFDDYVANPKPNGYQSIHTVVLGPNGKTLEIQIRTRQMHEDAELGVAAHWKYKEGATGVGKGSSYENRIAWLRKLIAWQEEMADSGEMLDEVRSQVFDDRVYVFTPKGDVVDLPTGSTPLDFAYHIHSDVGHRCIGAKIGGRIVPFSYQLQMGDQIEIITQKHPNPSRDWLNPNLGYVTTSRGRAKIQNWFRKQDRDKNILAGRQILDSELSQLDISLREAEKLLIARYNVHSLDEVLAGIGGGDIRINQLVNFLQSKFNKATAEEEDRAALKTLENKSSVPRAPSHSSGRVVVEGVGNLMHHIAKCCQPIPGDEIVGFITKGRGISIHSVDCEQLAELQSHAPERVIDAVWGENYSSGYSLVVRVVANDRSGLLRDITTILANEKVNVLGVSSRSDVKQQLATIDMTIEIYNIEVLSRVLAKLNQLADVIEAKRYSQ; via the coding sequence ATGGTTGCAGTAAGAAGCGCACATCTTACCCCAGCAGGTGAGTTTGCCCCAGAAAAATGGGTGAGCGGTCTGGGCTTGAGCAATAAACAATCAGAAGAAAAGCTCATCCATACCTGGCAGTTTTGTCATGATAAATTAGCTGGCCAAGAAATTGGGCCATTACTACTTTGGCGTGGCATTGAGATGACCGAAATCTTATCTACGCTCAGCATGGATATCGGCAGCTTACAAGCCGCATTATTATTTCCATTGGTTGAAGAAGGCAAACTGGAACAGCAAGAAGTCATTGATGAGTTCGGGAATTCGATTCACGAACTTGTTAAAGGCGTGCTTGAAATGGATGCTATTCGCCAATTAAAGGCTACACAATCGAGTGAAACAAGTTCTGTCCAAGTGGACAATATCCGCCGGATGTTATTGTCGATGGTGGAGGATTTTCGCTGTGTTGTCATCAAGTTAGCAGAACGCATCGCACACCTACGTGAAGTCAAGGATGCCACAGAAGATGAACGCGTATTAGCAGCAAAAGAGTGTTCTAATATTTATGCACCATTAGCCAATCGCTTAGGGATTGGGCAATTAAAATGGGAATTAGAAGACTTTTGCTTCCGTTATCTGCATCCGGATGAATACAAAAAAATTGCTAAACTGCTCCATGAACGCCGTATTGACCGTGAAGATTATATTGATAATTTTGTCAGTACATTGCGTAAGTATATGTTAAAAGAGAATATTCAAGCAGATATCTACGGTCGACCCAAACATATCTATAGCATCTGGCGTAAAATGAAGAAAAAGTCATTAGCGTTTGATGAACTGTTTGATGTGCGTGCGGTACGTATTGTGGTTGAGCGCTTGCAAGACTGCTATGCGGCATTAGGAATTGTGCATACACATTTTCGCCATCTGCCTGATGAATTTGACGACTATGTGGCAAATCCGAAGCCAAATGGTTACCAATCGATCCATACCGTTGTGTTAGGCCCTAATGGCAAAACCCTTGAAATTCAAATTCGTACTCGGCAAATGCATGAAGATGCTGAGCTAGGTGTTGCTGCTCACTGGAAATATAAAGAGGGGGCAACAGGGGTTGGTAAGGGCAGTAGTTATGAAAACCGTATTGCATGGCTACGTAAATTAATTGCATGGCAAGAAGAGATGGCTGACTCAGGTGAAATGCTTGATGAGGTTCGTAGCCAAGTGTTTGATGATCGAGTGTATGTCTTTACGCCAAAAGGTGATGTGGTCGATTTACCCACAGGTTCAACACCACTTGATTTTGCTTACCATATTCACAGTGATGTGGGGCATCGATGCATTGGTGCGAAAATAGGTGGTCGGATCGTACCATTTAGCTATCAATTGCAAATGGGCGATCAAATTGAAATTATTACTCAAAAACACCCGAACCCAAGCCGTGACTGGTTAAATCCAAACTTAGGTTATGTGACCACAAGTCGTGGGCGTGCAAAAATTCAAAACTGGTTCCGTAAGCAAGATAGGGATAAAAATATTCTTGCCGGACGTCAGATTTTAGATAGTGAGTTATCTCAACTTGATATCAGCCTGCGTGAAGCGGAAAAGCTGCTTATCGCCCGTTACAATGTTCATTCGTTAGATGAAGTGCTGGCAGGTATTGGTGGGGGTGATATTCGTATCAACCAGTTAGTGAACTTCTTACAAAGTAAGTTCAACAAAGCGACAGCAGAAGAGGAAGATCGCGCTGCATTGAAGACGCTAGAAAATAAATCTTCAGTGCCAAGAGCGCCATCTCATAGTAGCGGTCGCGTTGTTGTAGAAGGTGTCGGTAACTTAATGCACCACATTGCAAAATGTTGCCAACCCATCCCAGGGGATGAAATTGTTGGTTTTATCACTAAGGGGCGCGGGATCTCAATTCACAGTGTGGACTGTGAACAATTAGCGGAATTACAAAGCCATGCCCCTGAAAGAGTCATTGATGCGGTTTGGGGGGAAAATTACTCTAGTGGCTACTCTTTAGTTGTTCGAGTGGTAGCAAATGACCGTAGTGGCTTACTGCGTGATATCACAACCATTTTGGCAAATGAGAAAGTCAATGTACTTGGAGTTAGCAGCCGCAGTGATGTGAAACAGCAGTTAGCAACCATTGATATGACCATTGAAATTTACAACATTGAGGTGCTGAGCCGAGTGCTAGCTAAGCTTAATCAGTTGGCGGATGTGATAGAGGCAAAACGCTACTCCCAATAA